The Candidatus Methanomethylicota archaeon genome contains the following window.
CAAATCCTTCAACGATTAGGTATGACCCCTCAATTCTATATACAATTTTGTTTTCATGTAGCATTCTAAGCATATCAGCCTTCCTCCTCTCATCCTCTGTGGGTAGTTCGACGATTAGCTCCGCCAGCTCTCCAACCAAAACTTTCACCAATCTCTCTCTACCAATTTAAATATATAAATCCCACACATATCATCAATAGAGGGATGGGTGAATGTTTCCATGATATTTAAATTGAGTAAAATGCTCATTGTTTAATGAAAAACTTCATATTACAGTTTTAAATAAATTTCCCATTGCAATTCTAATCTTCCACTTGGGGGGTGAGTGTAATGTATCATAGAGATCTTCTTGCAACTCTAAATGACCTCAAAAGTTTGAATTGTGAGAAGTGCGGTTCCCCATTAGAGCTTTATAAGTTCCGCGTTATAAACTCGAAGAATAGAGATGTTAATGCTGATGCATTGATGGTATGCTTCAAGTGTAGATTAATATATAACTTGATGATTCTGGGTAGAGGTGTGGTTGGAGTTAAGGATGTTAAAACTATTAGTGCATCTTCTTGGAACGATCTATTGAAGTCCGGTGAAGTGTAGAGCTACCCCATTTAATACAGTAATTCATAAACAATCATTAGTATACGCCTAGGACAAAACATTAAACATGCATATTTCCATATTGGGTTTATGAGGCTACTTCTATTTAATGTTAATAATTTCATTAATTTGATTTTCTGGTTTGTGTGCGTGGAAGGCCTAGATGTCTTCTTCCTAAGCGATATGTGGGTTTATATGGATGCTGGATGAATGTGTCATCTTCATGATGACCGTTGATGGATGGAAATTAATTTTAGACCAGAATGGGGTAAGCTTTCCTCCATAGGATATGAAGTTTATGTGAATACTACCCTCCCATTATAGATCAATGGAATTCCTGCTTTGGAAATAATGAGTATATTATTTTTTATTATTTCATAATATTATATCACATTATACAAAAGGTAAAAAATATATAATGTAGCATGTCATAATTATAATATTGAGTAGTGAATGTTCTTGGAGGTTTTAATATATGTATACTTCTAGGGGGAATATGGGGATATCACGTTTAGCTGCCATAATTATATTGGCCGTGGTCATAGTTGCTGCGGGGGCTGGGCTTTACTATTACTTCTTCTATCTCCCTGCTACTAAGCCTAGGATTGCAGGTGTGATAAAGATTGGCTGCACATCATCTCTAACAGGGAAACTGGCTGTTGAGGGGACTCGTCAGATAAATGGCTTGATATTGTGGGTGGAGTGGGTGAATAGTCGTGGTGGGATAAAGGTTGGCGATAAATACTATAATGTAACTTTAGTGTATTATGATGATCAAAGCTCCAAGGATCTTGTTATAACCCTCTATGAAAAGCTTGTGACTGAAGATAAAGTTGATTTCCTGATTTCACCGTATTCCAGCGGCTTAGCATTCACTGCTTCAGCTATAGCTGAGAAGTATCGTAAGGTGATGGTTGTGACTGGAGCTGCCAGCGATAGCATATTTCAACAAGGCTACAAGTATATTGTTCAGACATATACGCCCGGATCTCTATATTTAAGGTCGTCAATAGATCTTGTGTTGAAGAAGGATCCTAAAGCTAAGAAGGTGGCAATCCCCTATGAGGATGAGCTATTCTCCGCTACTGCAGCTCTTGGAGCGAAGAAGTATGCTGAGGAGAAGGGATTGGAGGTTGTATACTTTGATAAGTATCCTTCTGGGGCAACGGATCTATCTCCACTGTTAACTAAGATAAAGGCGTTAGGACCGGATATAATAGTGGGTGGAGGGCATTTCGCTGATGGTGTGCTCTTAGCTAAGCAACTTAAAGAACTTGGCATTAATGTGAAGCTTGTATCCATTTTGGTGGCGCCTCCTGAAGATAAATTTTATGAAGCATTGAAGGAGACTGCAAACTATATTATGGGGCCATCCCAGTGGGAGCCTGATGTGAAGTATAGTGTAAACTATGGTCCAACAGTTGAGGAATTCATAAAGATGTATGAGGCTAGGTGGAAGGAGAGGCCAACATATCATTCAGCTGGTGGATTCGTTGCTGGCTTATACTTGCAGGCGGCATTGGAGAAGGCTGGAACTTTGGAGAGCAGTAAGGTTCGTGAAGCTTTTAATACGTTGGAGTTGAAGACATTCTATGGATTTCTAAAGATAGATCCGGCAACTGGGTTGCAGATAGGTCATGAGATGGTTTTAGTGCAATGGATAGATGGTAAGAAGTATACTGTGTGGCCTCCTGAGGCTGCAACTAGAGAGCCTGTATATCCGAAGCCACCATGGTAACAAACCTTCAAACCCCCATTTTTTTATGGGTGTGATAGAATTGTTGGATTCAATTTTCCTTCAAACATTGATTAATGGCTTATTACTTGGAGCATTATATGCTTTGATTGCAATGGGTTTAACTCTGATTTTTGGTGTTATGCGTATAATAAACCTTGCACATGGGGAATTCACTATTCTAGGTGCATATGCAACTTATTGGACATGTGTAATTCTGGGAATAAACCCCATGCTCTCACTAGTTGTTAGCGTTCCATTAGGAGCTCTTCTCGGCTTAATTGTATACTTTGCATTAACGAGGAGGATAGTGTATGCGCCTGAACTTACATCGCTCTTAGTGTTCTTCGGCTTATCGATGATTCTACAGAATATAATGCTTCTATTGTGGAAGGCGGATATAAGGGGTTTGCCAACAACGTATCCATCAATAGTGTTGGGTGGTATAACTATAATTGGGGATAGATTAATTGCTGCAATTACTGCATTGAT
Protein-coding sequences here:
- a CDS encoding amino acid ABC transporter substrate-binding protein, with amino-acid sequence MYTSRGNMGISRLAAIIILAVVIVAAGAGLYYYFFYLPATKPRIAGVIKIGCTSSLTGKLAVEGTRQINGLILWVEWVNSRGGIKVGDKYYNVTLVYYDDQSSKDLVITLYEKLVTEDKVDFLISPYSSGLAFTASAIAEKYRKVMVVTGAASDSIFQQGYKYIVQTYTPGSLYLRSSIDLVLKKDPKAKKVAIPYEDELFSATAALGAKKYAEEKGLEVVYFDKYPSGATDLSPLLTKIKALGPDIIVGGGHFADGVLLAKQLKELGINVKLVSILVAPPEDKFYEALKETANYIMGPSQWEPDVKYSVNYGPTVEEFIKMYEARWKERPTYHSAGGFVAGLYLQAALEKAGTLESSKVREAFNTLELKTFYGFLKIDPATGLQIGHEMVLVQWIDGKKYTVWPPEAATREPVYPKPPW
- a CDS encoding branched-chain amino acid ABC transporter permease, with the protein product MLDSIFLQTLINGLLLGALYALIAMGLTLIFGVMRIINLAHGEFTILGAYATYWTCVILGINPMLSLVVSVPLGALLGLIVYFALTRRIVYAPELTSLLVFFGLSMILQNIMLLLWKADIRGLPTTYPSIVLGGITIIGDRLIAAITALIVSLILLLFLKYSYLGRAIRAVVQDFEAAPLVGINVHVIYALSMCIGLALTSAGGSLLALTTPFTPYVSGVYTLYSFLVVVLGGLGNPIGSLLGGLIVGVAISFTATYWLAGISPTVAFVLLVLILLFKPEGIFSRRR